One window from the genome of Aquabacterium sp. A3 encodes:
- the surE gene encoding 5'/3'-nucleotidase SurE → MRILIANDDGYLAPGISALVEACQGLGHIDVFAPERNASGTSNALTLHAPLSLHTASNGYRYVSGTPSDCVHLALTAGLIEPPDLVLSGINNGANMGDDTLYSGTVAAATEGHLFGVPAIAFSLADKGWRHLDQAARVARRVVEQVLARPPAARPFLLNVNMPSIDTLEQAPWVLTRLGRRHASFPAVAQHNPRGDLFYWIGSAGEAREEGQGTDFHAVRHGQVSITPLQVDMTDHTRMPQWQGWLDQA, encoded by the coding sequence ATGCGAATTCTCATTGCCAATGATGATGGTTACCTGGCGCCTGGCATTTCGGCGCTGGTAGAGGCGTGTCAGGGCCTGGGCCACATCGACGTGTTTGCGCCCGAGCGCAACGCCAGCGGAACCTCCAACGCCCTGACCCTGCACGCCCCATTGAGCCTGCACACGGCATCCAACGGCTATCGCTATGTCAGCGGCACGCCTTCGGATTGTGTGCACCTGGCCCTCACGGCCGGCTTGATCGAGCCCCCGGACCTGGTGCTTTCAGGCATCAACAACGGCGCCAACATGGGTGACGACACCCTGTACTCCGGCACCGTGGCTGCGGCCACCGAAGGTCACCTGTTTGGCGTGCCAGCCATCGCTTTTTCACTGGCTGACAAAGGCTGGCGGCACCTGGACCAGGCCGCGCGTGTGGCCCGTCGCGTCGTCGAGCAGGTGCTGGCGCGGCCACCAGCGGCGCGGCCTTTTTTGCTCAATGTGAACATGCCCAGCATCGACACGCTCGAGCAGGCGCCCTGGGTGCTGACCCGTCTGGGCCGGCGCCACGCCAGTTTCCCGGCCGTGGCCCAGCACAACCCCCGTGGCGATCTGTTTTACTGGATCGGCTCGGCGGGAGAAGCCCGCGAAGAAGGGCAGGGGACCGACTTTCACGCGGTGCGTCATGGCCAGGTGTCCATCACGCCTTTGCAGGTGGACATGACCGACCACACCCGCATGCCTCAGTGGCAAGGCTGGCTGGATCAGGCATGA
- a CDS encoding peptidoglycan DD-metalloendopeptidase family protein, with product MHVTQISRLALSSVLLATLAGCATQHQRAPVEQRVVRSADGSLTPVRLPPGHENAGKPGYYTVKPGDTLIRISLETGQNWRDISAWNQLDNPNVIEVGQVLRVEPPADTAVAAVVPGTAAKPIAAPQIESRGLEQPRPVAAASAPSAPAAAKPAPGGAVPPVVAPAAPAAPKASPSAEDSMWSWPANGPLLGGFDEGRRKGLSIGGKAGDPVMAAAAGQVVYAGSGLRGYGNLVIIKHTGDFLTAYAHNQKLLVKEDQWVRRGQTIAEMGSSDSDRVQLHFELRKQGKPIDPATELPAR from the coding sequence ATGCATGTGACACAAATCTCCAGACTGGCCCTGTCTTCTGTGCTGCTGGCCACGTTGGCCGGCTGCGCTACACAACACCAGCGTGCGCCCGTCGAGCAGCGGGTCGTTCGATCGGCGGACGGCTCTTTGACGCCGGTTCGCTTGCCCCCTGGCCACGAAAACGCCGGCAAGCCTGGCTACTACACCGTCAAGCCGGGCGACACGCTGATCCGCATCAGCCTGGAGACCGGGCAGAACTGGCGCGACATTTCGGCCTGGAACCAGCTCGACAACCCCAACGTCATCGAGGTGGGGCAGGTGCTGCGCGTGGAGCCCCCCGCCGACACGGCGGTGGCGGCCGTGGTGCCGGGTACGGCAGCCAAGCCCATCGCGGCGCCCCAGATCGAGTCTCGCGGGCTGGAGCAGCCCCGCCCGGTCGCTGCGGCGAGCGCGCCATCGGCCCCGGCGGCCGCCAAGCCGGCGCCTGGTGGTGCGGTGCCCCCAGTGGTCGCCCCGGCGGCACCTGCGGCACCCAAGGCAAGCCCTTCTGCAGAGGATTCAATGTGGTCCTGGCCGGCCAACGGCCCCTTGCTGGGTGGCTTTGACGAAGGCCGACGCAAGGGCCTGTCCATCGGCGGCAAGGCCGGTGACCCGGTGATGGCGGCCGCGGCAGGCCAGGTGGTCTACGCCGGTTCTGGTTTGCGCGGCTACGGCAACCTGGTCATCATCAAGCACACGGGTGATTTCCTCACGGCGTATGCGCACAACCAGAAGCTGCTGGTCAAGGAAGACCAGTGGGTGCGGCGAGGGCAGACCATCGCCGAGATGGGCTCCAGCGACTCTGATCGAGTGCAACTGCATTTCGAGTTGCGCAAGCAGGGCAAGCCCATCGACCCGGCCACCGAGTTGCCCGCACGCTGA
- a CDS encoding GGDEF domain-containing protein, translated as MSAALTSTPLPAQTAWAQTAVFSVLFVFLIVVVVVVLAGWRDRPDHTRSSWPTWWPSWLHLSGVDRLLFSGVAEQQVVGRRFAIGAANCLAGLLALNYGSWQGVIDPHDCLLMTVVALSVLLVLYAVFRSGLNQRLADPSMGGVATALSVFFLAWGYVIGGPGRAVALLLLFVILMFSIFTSTTRELRRASILAAASFGWAMWEVAQAQRHVKHGPELQLVYYLTLLLMLVSVSLLVGQLARLRETARRRRQELHKALQRIQELAIQDELTGLSNRRHMLERLTQEQQRQRRQGGPTSVALVDVDHFKTINDRHGHGVGDEVLKALADVMRKGLRESDTLARWGGEEFLMLFPDTTPDDARAVLVRIQARLARAATMPAGLRVTFSAGVAPLVVDDSLEHSISQADVALYAAKAQGRNRVHVAPQESPPTAQA; from the coding sequence ATGTCAGCCGCCCTCACCTCCACCCCCCTCCCCGCGCAAACCGCGTGGGCACAGACCGCCGTGTTTTCGGTGCTGTTTGTGTTCCTCATCGTGGTGGTGGTGGTGGTGCTGGCGGGCTGGCGTGATCGCCCTGACCACACACGCTCATCCTGGCCCACGTGGTGGCCAAGCTGGCTGCACCTCAGTGGTGTGGACCGCCTGTTGTTTTCGGGCGTTGCCGAGCAACAGGTGGTCGGCCGCCGGTTTGCCATCGGCGCCGCCAACTGCCTGGCCGGCCTGTTGGCGCTGAACTACGGCAGCTGGCAGGGCGTCATCGACCCTCACGACTGTCTGCTCATGACCGTGGTCGCCCTGAGCGTGCTGCTGGTGTTGTACGCGGTCTTTCGCTCCGGGCTGAACCAGCGTCTGGCCGACCCGAGCATGGGCGGCGTGGCGACGGCACTCAGTGTGTTCTTTCTCGCGTGGGGCTACGTCATTGGTGGCCCAGGTCGAGCGGTGGCGCTGCTGTTGCTCTTCGTCATCCTGATGTTCAGCATCTTCACCAGCACAACGCGCGAGCTCCGGCGCGCCAGCATCCTGGCCGCGGCATCCTTCGGGTGGGCGATGTGGGAAGTGGCGCAAGCACAGCGTCATGTGAAGCACGGCCCGGAGTTGCAACTGGTTTATTACCTGACGCTGCTGCTGATGCTGGTGAGCGTGTCCTTGCTGGTGGGGCAGCTGGCCAGGCTGCGCGAGACGGCGCGGCGGCGACGCCAGGAGCTGCACAAGGCCTTGCAACGCATTCAGGAGCTGGCGATTCAAGACGAGCTGACGGGACTCTCGAACCGTCGCCACATGCTGGAGCGGCTCACCCAGGAGCAGCAGCGTCAGCGTCGCCAGGGGGGGCCCACGTCGGTGGCCCTGGTGGATGTGGACCACTTCAAGACGATCAACGACCGCCACGGCCATGGCGTGGGTGATGAGGTGCTCAAGGCCCTGGCAGACGTCATGCGCAAAGGGCTGCGCGAATCAGACACGCTGGCACGCTGGGGTGGTGAAGAGTTTCTGATGCTGTTCCCGGACACGACGCCCGACGATGCACGCGCCGTGCTGGTGCGGATTCAGGCCAGGCTGGCGCGCGCGGCCACCATGCCCGCGGGCTTGCGGGTGACCTTCTCCGCCGGGGTGGCGCCGCTGGTCGTGGACGACAGCCTGGAACACAGCATCTCGCAGGCGGACGTGGCCCTGTACGCCGCCAAGGCGCAAGGGCGCAACCGCGTGCACGTGGCGCCTCAGGAAAGCCCCCCCACGGCTCAGGCCTGA
- a CDS encoding protein-L-isoaspartate O-methyltransferase family protein, translated as MSGTPPRPRRFPASMPTTGGTPQDRLLRPQAHLHQIERERRVQSVPQGVGLDSPRVRQKMVERLKADGISHPSVLDAFLQVPRHLFVDTALVNQAYEDTSLPIGLGQTISKPSVVAAMMQLLCARPGLGALGGPGSGFRPDRPLGPCLEIGTGCGYQAALLACLATRVVSIERIRELHVKARQHLDAVAPLMGRSLMDVRLVHGDGMLGHAPSAPYHTIIAAAGGAAVPPAWLDQLAPGGRLVAPVAVSGGTQVLTVIDRLADGSLKHAQAGVVLFVPLKSGLS; from the coding sequence ATGAGCGGCACGCCCCCGCGCCCGCGTCGATTTCCGGCGTCAATGCCGACGACCGGCGGCACGCCCCAGGACCGGTTGCTGCGGCCACAGGCGCACCTGCACCAGATCGAGCGTGAGCGACGCGTTCAGTCCGTGCCCCAGGGCGTGGGGCTGGATTCGCCCCGGGTTCGGCAAAAAATGGTCGAGCGCCTGAAGGCCGACGGCATTTCTCACCCCTCCGTGCTGGACGCCTTCCTCCAGGTACCCCGGCACCTGTTCGTGGACACAGCGCTGGTCAACCAGGCTTACGAAGACACCAGCTTGCCCATCGGCCTGGGCCAGACCATTTCCAAGCCGTCTGTGGTGGCCGCCATGATGCAACTGTTGTGCGCGCGCCCCGGCCTGGGCGCCCTGGGCGGCCCAGGCAGCGGTTTTCGCCCCGACAGGCCCCTGGGCCCTTGCCTGGAAATTGGCACCGGGTGCGGGTACCAGGCGGCCTTGCTGGCCTGTCTGGCGACCCGCGTGGTGTCGATCGAGCGGATTCGAGAGCTGCATGTCAAGGCGCGCCAGCACCTTGACGCCGTGGCACCCCTGATGGGCCGCTCGCTCATGGATGTCCGACTGGTGCACGGTGATGGCATGCTGGGGCACGCGCCCTCGGCGCCGTACCACACCATCATCGCCGCAGCGGGCGGCGCGGCCGTTCCGCCGGCGTGGCTCGATCAACTGGCGCCCGGCGGGCGGCTGGTGGCGCCGGTGGCGGTTTCGGGGGGCACGCAGGTGCTCACGGTGATTGATCGCCTGGCCGATGGCAGTTTGAAACATGCCCAGGCGGGGGTGGTTCTGTTCGTGCCCCTAAAATCAGGCTTGTCGTAA
- a CDS encoding GspE/PulE family protein: MSAQPATSSPSSASQKSGQALPRGPLDWRMLLTWLGDDGLLTPKDAEVVTQRFSAGNSAQHPLVRLAGMGLTRADTGAMLELEPLTEWLAQRVGLPYLRIDPLKVDVGRVAEVMSINYAERRKVLPVQVGLTDITIATCEPLDTDWVGEILGHTKKTVRLVVSSPLDLQRYRTEFYTLAKSVKDANKKAGDSGTTHSFEQLVELGKTNRQLDANDQGIIQVVDWLWQYAFDQRASDIHLEPRREMGAIRFRIDGVLHTVYQVPLSVMQAMTARIKLLGRMDVVERRRPLDGRIKTRNPSGDEVEMRLSTMPTAFGEKLVMRIFDPDNTVKSFEALGFAPSEIAQWEQMVARPHGIILVTGPTGSGKTTTLYSTLKRLATDEVNVCTVEDPIEMIEASFNQTQVQPAIDLGFAEGLRALMRQDPDIIMVGEIRDLETAEMAIQAALTGHLVFSTLHTNDAASAITRLTDLGVPPYLISATLIGVLAQRLVRTLCPHCKQPDEGVQLDTLADAIKPWRMSGKGLPYKPVGCLDCRMTGFKGRVGLYELLPVSEAVRGAMHPAVDMASLRRFAAKEGLRPLRLSGVMKVAEGLTTLDEVLRNTPQWE; this comes from the coding sequence ATGAGCGCCCAGCCCGCCACGTCCAGCCCCTCATCCGCCAGTCAGAAGTCCGGGCAGGCCTTGCCGCGTGGCCCGCTCGACTGGCGCATGCTGCTGACCTGGCTGGGTGACGATGGCCTGTTGACGCCGAAAGATGCCGAGGTGGTCACCCAGCGCTTCAGCGCGGGCAACAGCGCCCAGCACCCGCTGGTGCGTTTGGCGGGCATGGGCCTCACACGGGCTGACACCGGCGCCATGCTGGAGCTCGAGCCCCTGACCGAATGGCTGGCGCAGCGCGTGGGCCTGCCCTACCTGCGCATCGACCCGCTCAAGGTGGATGTGGGCCGGGTGGCCGAGGTCATGTCCATCAACTACGCCGAGCGTCGCAAGGTGCTGCCGGTGCAGGTGGGCCTGACGGACATCACGATCGCCACCTGTGAGCCGCTGGACACCGACTGGGTGGGCGAGATCTTGGGCCACACCAAGAAGACCGTGCGCCTGGTGGTCTCCAGCCCGCTGGACTTGCAGCGCTACCGCACCGAGTTCTACACCCTGGCCAAGTCGGTGAAGGACGCCAACAAAAAGGCCGGCGACAGCGGCACCACCCACAGCTTCGAGCAGCTGGTGGAGCTGGGCAAGACCAACCGACAGCTCGATGCCAACGACCAGGGCATCATCCAGGTGGTCGATTGGCTGTGGCAGTACGCCTTTGACCAGCGCGCCTCCGACATCCACCTGGAGCCCCGCCGCGAGATGGGCGCCATCCGCTTCCGCATCGATGGTGTCTTGCACACGGTGTACCAGGTGCCCCTGTCGGTGATGCAGGCCATGACCGCCCGCATCAAGCTGCTGGGCCGCATGGACGTGGTGGAGCGCCGTCGTCCGCTGGACGGCCGCATCAAGACCCGCAACCCCTCGGGCGACGAGGTGGAAATGCGCCTGTCGACCATGCCCACCGCCTTCGGCGAGAAGCTGGTCATGCGCATCTTCGACCCCGACAACACCGTCAAGTCCTTCGAGGCCCTGGGCTTTGCCCCCAGCGAGATCGCCCAGTGGGAGCAGATGGTGGCGCGCCCACACGGCATCATCCTGGTCACGGGCCCCACGGGCTCGGGCAAGACCACCACGCTGTACTCCACCCTCAAGCGCCTGGCCACCGACGAGGTCAACGTCTGCACGGTGGAAGACCCGATCGAAATGATCGAGGCCTCCTTCAACCAGACGCAGGTGCAACCGGCCATCGATCTGGGTTTTGCCGAAGGCCTGCGGGCGCTCATGCGGCAGGATCCGGACATCATCATGGTGGGCGAAATCCGCGACCTGGAAACCGCCGAGATGGCCATCCAGGCCGCGCTCACCGGCCACCTGGTGTTCTCAACCCTGCACACCAACGACGCGGCCTCGGCCATCACCCGCCTGACCGACCTGGGTGTGCCGCCGTATCTGATCAGCGCCACGCTGATCGGGGTGCTGGCGCAGCGCCTGGTGCGCACCCTGTGCCCCCATTGCAAGCAGCCTGACGAGGGGGTGCAGCTCGACACCCTGGCCGATGCCATCAAGCCCTGGCGCATGAGCGGCAAGGGGCTGCCCTACAAGCCGGTGGGCTGCCTGGACTGCCGCATGACCGGATTCAAGGGGCGGGTGGGCCTGTACGAGTTGCTGCCCGTGTCTGAAGCCGTGCGCGGCGCCATGCACCCTGCGGTGGACATGGCCTCGCTGCGCCGTTTTGCGGCCAAGGAGGGCCTGCGGCCCTTGCGCCTGTCTGGCGTGATGAAGGTGGCCGAGGGTCTGACCACGCTGGACGAGGTCTTGCGCAACACCCCTCAGTGGGAGTGA
- a CDS encoding ATP-binding protein, whose protein sequence is MNTTPLRSLDDVLEAVGRMPSLAGWRWRAVAVWTLLLLASVLLQGWWLSEQWRLPVTVRVSPDGALTMHDAPQELSHLNGQALLGVSRQLEPNPALRLNAWALYPSERWITEPADRAQFKAQRTALAELTAPTGPHEQDVYVWIYPEQGAPERVLLSPMGWWGIGGLHAVISVLAVALACVGGLVWLSTPTPLSAAQAVLALSMAAGLSWASCGLVLGLATPPDWLMLDPVMRWGTELLSVAALGYAVLHYPTPLGGRVMTVLMGAGLLLVAAAGGVWSLQGGPWWLPQATMVGLILAMVALMRRAQRQQAHPVRRVLILFLSVSALAITLISVALAFGQARADLHLALARYGVVAWQAFAASLVLTMPFLARTRSVFQEFSWLAVSSTVAASLDLLFVAVFSLGLFTSMTLSLFLAFGVYLCLRRSLLHQLPAGHHLSREHLFERLYGAARQVERRPDSLTDAVRTLLREVFEPMELHWAALPAAPQEVVSLKGQGTVLLVNLPHADREGASGRSLVLRHAQHGQRLFTTRDVRLAQYIVRQLEQASRLDAALEQGRSEERLRIAQDLHDDIGARLLTLMYQAPNPDIEDYIRHTIQDLKTLTRGLAASSHALSDAASEWKRDLSHRIDAAGCQLSWHASWDEDVLLSMVQWSALTRILRELVSNALGHAQASHIQVQLQLNDNTMVLRVSDNGRGRAPDTWSHGLGLGGIRKRVKQLGGSVKWSENVPCGIVCEVHVHPFMAATVDTDSLPPIGSD, encoded by the coding sequence ATGAACACCACGCCTCTGCGCTCGCTGGACGACGTGCTGGAGGCCGTGGGACGAATGCCATCCCTGGCGGGTTGGCGCTGGCGGGCCGTGGCGGTATGGACCTTGCTGCTGCTGGCCAGCGTGTTGCTGCAGGGCTGGTGGCTGAGCGAACAATGGCGGCTTCCCGTGACGGTGCGGGTCAGCCCTGATGGGGCGCTGACCATGCACGATGCCCCACAAGAGCTGTCGCACCTCAACGGACAAGCCCTGCTGGGCGTCAGCCGGCAGCTGGAGCCCAACCCTGCATTGCGGCTCAATGCCTGGGCCTTGTATCCCAGCGAGCGCTGGATCACCGAGCCGGCCGATCGGGCGCAGTTCAAGGCCCAACGCACGGCCCTGGCCGAGCTGACCGCCCCAACGGGGCCGCACGAGCAGGACGTCTATGTCTGGATTTACCCGGAGCAAGGCGCGCCAGAACGGGTGCTGCTGTCGCCCATGGGCTGGTGGGGCATCGGTGGCCTGCATGCGGTGATCTCTGTGCTGGCCGTGGCCCTGGCGTGCGTGGGCGGCCTGGTGTGGCTGAGCACCCCCACCCCCCTCAGCGCGGCACAGGCCGTGCTGGCGCTGTCGATGGCGGCAGGTCTGTCGTGGGCCTCATGCGGACTGGTGCTGGGCCTGGCCACACCGCCTGACTGGCTGATGCTGGACCCGGTCATGCGCTGGGGCACCGAGCTGCTGAGCGTGGCCGCCCTGGGCTACGCCGTGCTGCACTACCCCACGCCACTGGGTGGGCGTGTGATGACGGTGCTCATGGGCGCCGGCCTGCTGCTGGTGGCCGCGGCGGGCGGTGTCTGGAGCCTGCAAGGGGGCCCCTGGTGGTTGCCGCAAGCCACCATGGTGGGACTGATCCTGGCCATGGTGGCGCTGATGCGCCGCGCACAAAGGCAACAGGCGCACCCGGTTCGACGGGTCCTGATTCTTTTTCTGAGCGTCAGCGCCTTGGCCATCACGCTCATCAGTGTGGCCCTGGCGTTCGGGCAGGCGCGCGCAGACCTCCATCTGGCGCTGGCGCGCTATGGCGTGGTGGCATGGCAGGCGTTTGCGGCCTCCCTGGTGCTGACCATGCCGTTCCTGGCGCGCACGCGTTCGGTGTTTCAGGAGTTTTCCTGGCTGGCCGTCTCCAGCACGGTGGCGGCCTCGCTGGACTTGCTGTTCGTGGCGGTCTTCTCGCTGGGGCTGTTCACGTCGATGACCCTGTCGCTGTTTCTGGCGTTTGGCGTTTACCTGTGCCTCAGGCGCAGTCTGCTGCACCAGTTGCCCGCGGGACACCACCTCTCCAGAGAGCATCTGTTTGAACGGCTGTATGGCGCAGCGCGGCAGGTCGAGCGCAGGCCAGACAGCCTGACCGATGCGGTGCGCACCTTGCTCAGAGAGGTGTTTGAACCCATGGAGTTGCACTGGGCCGCGCTGCCTGCGGCACCACAGGAGGTGGTCAGCCTCAAGGGACAAGGCACGGTGCTGCTGGTGAACCTGCCTCATGCCGACCGAGAGGGTGCGTCAGGTCGCAGCCTGGTATTGCGACACGCCCAGCACGGGCAACGCCTGTTCACCACGCGGGACGTGCGCCTGGCGCAGTACATCGTTCGTCAACTGGAGCAGGCCAGCCGACTGGACGCGGCGCTGGAGCAAGGGCGCAGCGAAGAGCGTCTGCGCATCGCGCAAGACCTGCATGACGACATTGGCGCCCGGCTGCTGACACTGATGTACCAGGCGCCCAACCCGGACATCGAAGACTACATCCGTCACACCATCCAGGATCTGAAAACCCTCACCCGGGGCTTGGCTGCGTCGTCTCATGCACTCAGCGATGCGGCCAGCGAATGGAAGCGAGACCTCAGCCACCGGATCGATGCGGCAGGCTGCCAGTTGAGCTGGCACGCGAGTTGGGACGAGGATGTCTTGCTGAGCATGGTGCAGTGGTCGGCCCTGACGCGGATCCTGCGCGAGCTGGTGAGCAACGCCCTGGGACATGCCCAGGCCAGCCACATCCAGGTGCAGCTTCAGTTGAACGACAACACCATGGTGCTGCGCGTGAGCGACAACGGTCGAGGCCGCGCGCCAGATACTTGGTCGCACGGGCTTGGATTGGGTGGCATCCGCAAACGGGTCAAGCAACTGGGTGGCAGCGTGAAATGGTCTGAAAACGTGCCATGCGGCATCGTCTGCGAGGTGCATGTGCACCCGTTCATGGCCGCGACGGTGGACACGGACAGCCTGCCCCCCATCGGCAGCGACTGA
- a CDS encoding response regulator transcription factor — MSVKVLILEDNPVARTFLSRVVRESFSDVGEIVEVSDLDAARRLLGHPAGGKAAARGEAFQLIMVDLELPDGSGLELLTELSQYPATRIVTTLYSDDEHLFPALQCGADGYLLKEDRFEVLVEELQKIVRGQPPLSPAVARRLLTHFRTSESVPGGAPPQAPAPAPAVLDHERLTPRESEVLTYLSKGFTIKEIASLMGIKWFTVNDHIKSIYRKLNVSSRAEAAVLASKQGLV, encoded by the coding sequence ATGTCCGTCAAGGTATTGATACTGGAAGACAACCCAGTGGCCCGGACCTTCCTGTCCAGGGTGGTGAGAGAGAGTTTCAGCGACGTGGGCGAGATCGTCGAGGTCAGTGACCTGGATGCGGCGCGTCGGCTGCTGGGTCATCCAGCCGGCGGCAAAGCGGCCGCCCGGGGGGAGGCGTTCCAGCTGATCATGGTCGATCTGGAGTTGCCGGATGGCAGCGGCCTGGAGTTGCTGACCGAGCTGAGCCAGTACCCGGCCACGCGCATCGTCACCACCTTGTACTCGGACGACGAGCACCTCTTTCCGGCACTGCAGTGCGGCGCTGACGGTTACCTGTTGAAGGAAGACCGGTTCGAGGTGCTGGTCGAAGAGCTGCAGAAGATCGTTCGCGGGCAGCCTCCGCTGTCACCCGCCGTGGCCCGACGTCTGCTCACGCACTTTCGCACCAGCGAGTCCGTGCCCGGGGGCGCGCCGCCCCAGGCGCCTGCCCCCGCCCCCGCCGTGCTGGACCACGAGCGGCTGACCCCTCGCGAAAGCGAGGTGCTCACCTACCTCAGCAAGGGCTTCACGATCAAGGAAATTGCCTCGCTGATGGGCATCAAGTGGTTCACGGTCAATGACCACATCAAATCCATTTACCGCAAGCTGAACGTGTCCAGCCGCGCAGAAGCGGCGGTCCTGGCCAGCAAGCAAGGTCTGGTCTGA
- the rlmD gene encoding 23S rRNA (uracil(1939)-C(5))-methyltransferase RlmD has translation MSDSSPVSLSDQQPPEPHLQWLDVESLDLEAQGVAHRADGKVVFIEDALPGEQVRVKVVRRKNNWEQATLTEMRRESPQRVVPQCRYFGLCGGCKMQHFHPSAQVAVKQRALEDNLWHLGKVRPDTMLRPIEGPAWGYRYRARLSVRYVAKKGAVLIGFHERKSRYVADMQTCEILPPHVSKLLMPLRDLIHGMDQRERLPQIEVAVGTRVTVLVLRHLEPLTEADKNRLLEFAVRHSPADGGQQTLSWWLQPKGPDTVHPLDPALPTLDYTLPEFGIHMPFRPTDFTQVNHAINQVLVGRALRLLQARPDERVIDWFCGLGNFTLPLATQAREVLGIEGSETLVARSRENAQANGLADKTGFVARNLFEITPQELVSYGTAQRWLVDPPREGAFALAKAMADLHQDPSLVPATWQWPQRIVYVSCNPATLARDAGLLVHQAGYRCTAAGVVNMFPHTAHVESMAVFERVGTAPEPQA, from the coding sequence ATGAGCGATTCATCCCCCGTTTCTCTTTCTGATCAGCAGCCTCCAGAGCCCCATCTGCAATGGCTTGACGTTGAATCTCTGGACCTGGAGGCCCAGGGCGTGGCCCACCGTGCCGATGGTAAGGTGGTCTTCATTGAAGACGCCTTGCCGGGCGAACAGGTCCGGGTCAAGGTGGTGCGGCGCAAGAACAACTGGGAGCAGGCCACCCTGACCGAGATGCGGCGTGAAAGTCCGCAGCGGGTGGTGCCCCAGTGCCGCTATTTCGGCCTGTGTGGTGGCTGCAAGATGCAGCATTTCCACCCTTCAGCGCAGGTGGCCGTCAAGCAGCGAGCGCTGGAGGACAACCTCTGGCACCTGGGCAAGGTGCGCCCCGACACCATGTTGCGGCCCATCGAAGGGCCGGCCTGGGGCTATCGCTACCGCGCACGGCTGTCGGTGCGCTATGTGGCCAAAAAAGGCGCTGTGTTGATCGGCTTCCACGAGCGCAAATCGCGTTATGTGGCCGACATGCAAACCTGCGAGATCCTGCCGCCTCATGTCAGCAAGCTGTTGATGCCCTTGCGGGACCTGATTCACGGCATGGATCAGCGTGAGCGCCTGCCGCAGATCGAGGTGGCCGTGGGCACCCGGGTCACCGTGCTGGTGCTGCGTCACCTTGAGCCACTGACAGAAGCTGACAAAAACCGGCTGCTCGAATTTGCGGTGCGCCACAGCCCTGCAGACGGCGGACAGCAAACCCTGTCGTGGTGGCTGCAGCCCAAAGGCCCTGACACGGTTCATCCTCTGGACCCTGCCCTGCCGACGCTGGACTACACCCTGCCGGAATTCGGCATCCACATGCCGTTTCGGCCCACCGACTTCACCCAGGTCAACCATGCCATCAACCAGGTGCTGGTCGGGCGTGCCTTGCGTCTGTTGCAGGCCCGCCCTGACGAACGCGTCATCGACTGGTTCTGCGGGCTGGGCAACTTCACCTTGCCCTTGGCAACCCAGGCGCGAGAGGTGCTGGGCATTGAAGGCAGCGAAACCCTGGTGGCCCGGTCGCGAGAGAACGCGCAGGCCAACGGGCTGGCCGACAAGACCGGTTTTGTGGCTCGCAACCTGTTTGAGATCACGCCCCAGGAGCTGGTCTCCTACGGGACTGCGCAGCGGTGGCTGGTCGACCCGCCCCGCGAGGGCGCTTTTGCCTTGGCCAAGGCCATGGCCGATCTGCACCAGGATCCGTCCTTGGTGCCCGCCACCTGGCAGTGGCCACAGCGCATCGTTTACGTGAGCTGCAATCCAGCCACCTTGGCACGGGATGCGGGCTTGCTGGTGCACCAGGCAGGCTACCGCTGCACCGCAGCCGGTGTGGTCAACATGTTTCCCCACACCGCCCACGTCGAGAGCATGGCGGTGTTCGAGCGGGTGGGCACGGCGCCCGAGCCTCAGGCCTGA